The DNA window ataattattttactaccaaagtctacaatggccgcgcgCTGTAACCTTGTGTGGACGTATTTTTTGTTGTCTATCCTCCGagaacattttcttgttgcacaCACTTACGTTTTGGAGCGTGATTTTTAGTCCATTTGTACGGGACGCTCTACAGGTCTACAGcccaaaacagttttaattttagtagttggatttgtcttaaattattgatatggcgcctgcaaataataaaacaatgtctgggatggtaaattattaacgcacgtacaaggttacgtcgtcaagatagttgctaggcactgacatagttcaaacaaattatgacagataacagttattttgcttgtatgaaggaggtttgagtaaaatgttctgaagggcctatccttccttttgaaatcattgcacACAGATaagaaagaaacaaaataaaacctacAAAAATCCTTGAAGAACACCTAATTTTGTTGCTCTCATTCAGGAGAATAAAACATTTGTGATTGGTAAATTAATGTAACTCTTACCAAACTCGTTTTCAAGGCTGATGTCTGGTCGTCCGTTTGCATCGTGCGGGCGGTAGCCGGGCCCGTTGGTGTAGCTGAGCGTGAGGTAGGGCTTGCCGTCGCGGCCGGCGTCGCCCGACAGGCCCAGCACGGGGTTGCCGCGGCGCGAGTAGCCGTTGTACGTCATGACGTGCGCGTGGTCGGCCGTGAGCAGCAGCAGCGTGTCGGGCGCGgcgaggcgggcggcgcgcgccacCGCCTCGCTCAGCTGCAGCGTCTCCAGCAGCGCCAGGCGCGGCAGGTTGTCGTGGTGCGCGTGGTCGATGCGCCCGCCCTCCACGAACAGGAAGTAGCCGCGCGGGTTGCGCGACAGCCGCGCGATGGCCGCCTCCGTGAGCTCGGCCAGGCTCGGCTCGCGCGCCGCGTCCGCCTCCGCGTGGTACTGCATGTGCGAGCTCTCGAACAGCCCCAGCAGGTAGTCGTCGTCCGCGGGCGCCGCCAGCAGCCCCGCGCGGTCCCACACGTAGCTGTGCGACGCGTTGCGCGCCCGCTTGTCCGCGCGCCACTCGCCCACCAGGTCGCGCCCGTCCAggcgccgcccgcgcgcgcccTCCTCGTCCACGGTGCTGTTGGGCAGGAActcgcgccgcccgccgcccagGATCACCTTGAGCCGGTTGCCGGGGAACGAGTGCACGAGCTGGTGCGCGATGTCCCGGCAGCGCTCGGGGTCCAGCCCGGCCGCGCGCACGTTGGCGTCGCTCTCCCAGTTCCTGTTGGCGATCTTGGCGTACGCTCCGGCCGGCGACGCGTGCGTCACGCGGGTCGTGGTCACGATACCTGGTTAGTAAAATTGACACAGATAATATTATCATGATCAAAGTCATCTGGTTGCAACGCCTTTGCTGAAGGTCATTCTCAATAAGattgcttttgcatttcagtGAAGCTCACAAACGGCGCGTTTTACGCGTCTCGAGAACGCGCAAGTGTCTACGCGCAAGTGGACTCGCGCGTTAAACGCCTCATCCTGGACAGGCGGTGACGCTATTGGCGTCTTCTGACATCTTTCGAAGTATAGTTATGACGATGATAGCTTATTCTGAAGCCAGATATTCTAATTATAACGCTGTCACACAGCCCCAATTTCTCAATGCCAATGTTCAAGAATACTGACACTATCCCGGAAACTGTATCTCTTttaccgaggagtataatctacctttatgtctagcgcagtctagcgtttgtggactatgagaaagcctttgattctattgagctctgggcgatgcttcaatcccttcagcggtgccatatagactatcgctatatcgaggtgttgagatgtatgtacaatgctgccacaatgtcagttcgattacacgaacatagcacaaaaccgatccagttgcaaaggggcgtgagatagggagatgttatttctccgaaactgttcacctgtgcactggaagatgtttttaagcttgtagagtggaaaagactgagCATTAACGttaatggcgaatatatctctcatctacgatttgctgatgacaaaataattattaaatatttagaggAGTTaagcgaaatgctcacagacctcaatgaagcttctaaacaagttgggctgaaaatgaacatggacaagacaaaggtcatgtcgaacgaacatgtttcatcaagGTTTCATCATCACCCGTAGCTGTAGGAGGTATTgccatcgaagttgtcgatcagtatgcatacctaggacaagtgatccgattaggtaaatccaacttcgataaagaggtagctcgtagaatccaactcggatgggcagcgttcgggaaattacaaCACATCTTCACTTAAAatatacctcagtgtctgaaaacaaaagtattCAATCAGTGCAtgctgccagtgatgacttacggagccaaGACGTGGTACTTCACACCAAAGGGGATATTCACGCAAGCTCGGAGTTACTCAGCGTgatgctatggaaagggcaaTGTTAGGAGTGTCCCTGCAAGATatgattcgtaatgaagaaatccgcaggagaactaaagttaccgacatagccaaaaggattagcacgctgaagtggcaatgggctggccacgaaGCCCGCAGaaccgacgaccgctggagtagaaaggttctggagtgtcgacaaacggcgtgtcggtcgcccccccaacccgttagactgatgatctgcggaaggtagcgggaagccgctggatgcagatggcgggtgaccgggttggggtggcgatcgttaggagaggcctatgtccaacagtggactataaAAGGCTgagaaagagagagagagattaTCAGTATCACGCTACTATTAGTAACTTTGCCTTTGTATAACAATTTACTTTCTGAAATAAACAATTTGATATCTAATAATATGTTGTAACGAACCGACTGACcgaatttttaattaaagattGTAGGTCGAGAGCACTTCCGTGAGTTTCACCATAAGAATCAATAGCGGCTATCTTTACAGGCGAGCCAGGATAATCAACAATAACAACAATTAAGGAGACACCTTCTATGAGAGCATAAAGAAATGTGTGGCACGATTTCCTCGCTTGGAGAGCAGGTCGATTTCTTTAAGCAACTGAAGTAATGGATCTCACCGGCATCACGGCCGTCCTGTATGGCCCAGGCGGCGATGGAGTCGATGTGCGTGGAGTTGTCGAGCGAGGCGTC is part of the Plutella xylostella chromosome 3, ilPluXylo3.1, whole genome shotgun sequence genome and encodes:
- the LOC119693460 gene encoding membrane-bound alkaline phosphatase isoform X1, with translation MRAAVLLTCLALAAADHYHSEAVWTARGGVEPDPLEHTAAYWHAEAQAALAARLEPVDRRAARSVIMFLGDGLSVPTLAAARALQGQLQGRPGEEARLAFETFPVTGLAKTYCVDAQIPDSACTATAYLGGVKVNYGTLGVTAAVRRGDCDASLDNSTHIDSIAAWAIQDGRDAGIVTTTRVTHASPAGAYAKIANRNWESDANVRAAGLDPERCRDIAHQLVHSFPGNRLKVILGGGRREFLPNSTVDEEGARGRRLDGRDLVGEWRADKRARNASHSYVWDRAGLLAAPADDDYLLGLFESSHMQYHAEADAAREPSLAELTEAAIARLSRNPRGYFLFVEGGRIDHAHHDNLPRLALLETLQLSEAVARAARLAAPDTLLLLTADHAHVMTYNGYSRRGNPVLGLSGDAGRDGKPYLTLSYTNGPGYRPHDANGRPDISLENEFGAPRTRAHADVPLDSETHGGDDVAVFARGPGQHVFTGLYEQSQLPHLMGYAACLGPGRHACSPAPPRAAPAPALALAALFAVAAAALR